One genomic segment of Pedobacter endophyticus includes these proteins:
- the accB gene encoding acetyl-CoA carboxylase biotin carboxyl carrier protein, translating to MDIKQIQELIKFVSRSGVNEVAIEQENFKITIKTNQTPTVVHATVPQAPLVQAAAPVATAPTAPVTPTPAVPAVEDTSKYITIKSPMIGTFYRSSSPDKPMFVNVGDEVSTGKVVCIIEAMKLFNEIESEVSGRIVKILVDNASPVEYDQPLFLVEPI from the coding sequence ATGGATATCAAACAAATACAGGAACTGATTAAATTTGTTTCTCGTTCTGGAGTAAACGAAGTTGCCATTGAGCAAGAGAACTTCAAGATCACGATTAAAACAAATCAAACGCCAACCGTTGTACACGCTACAGTGCCACAAGCGCCGCTTGTTCAGGCTGCTGCTCCGGTTGCTACAGCTCCTACTGCCCCGGTTACGCCTACACCTGCTGTTCCAGCTGTTGAAGATACATCGAAATACATTACGATAAAATCTCCAATGATCGGAACTTTTTACCGTTCATCTAGTCCAGACAAACCTATGTTTGTTAACGTTGGCGATGAGGTGAGCACTGGTAAAGTGGTTTGCATTATCGAAGCGATGAAACTTTTCAACGAAATTGAAAGTGAAGTTTCGGGCCGCATCGTTAAAATCTTGGTAGATAACGCTTCGCCTGTAGAATACGATCAACCGTTATTTTTAGTAGAACCTATCTAG
- the accC gene encoding acetyl-CoA carboxylase biotin carboxylase subunit, with translation MFKKILIANRGEIALRIIRTCKEMGIKTVAVYSTADRESLHVRFADEAVCIGPPPSKDSYLNIPNIISAAELTNADAIHPGYGFLSENAKFSNICREYGIKFIGATPEQINGMGDKASAKETMKIAGVPTIPGSEGLLTSVKEGIAIANEMGYPVILKATAGGGGRGMRVVWKDEEFENAWDSARQESGAAFGNDGLYLEKYIEDPRHIEIQIIGDQFGKACHLSERDCSIQRRHQKLVEESPSPFMTEELRVRMGEAAIKGAQAVNYEGAGTIEFLVDKHRNFYFMEMNTRIQVEHPVTEEVINFDLIKEQIKVAAGIPISGKNYFPDMHAIECRINAEDPANNFRPSPGKITNFHSPGGHGVRVDTHVYAGYSIPSNYDSMIAKLICVAQTREEAICTMERALGEFVIEGVKTTIPFHLQLMRDPNFRAGNFTTKFMETFEFSEE, from the coding sequence ATGTTTAAAAAAATACTAATTGCCAACAGGGGTGAGATTGCGTTGCGCATAATCCGCACCTGTAAGGAAATGGGCATCAAAACGGTTGCTGTTTACTCTACCGCCGATCGCGAAAGTTTACACGTACGTTTTGCTGATGAGGCTGTTTGTATTGGTCCTCCCCCAAGTAAAGATTCTTATTTAAATATCCCAAATATTATTTCAGCAGCAGAATTAACTAATGCTGACGCCATACATCCGGGTTATGGTTTCTTATCAGAAAACGCCAAATTTTCGAACATTTGCCGCGAATATGGCATTAAGTTTATCGGCGCAACTCCTGAACAAATCAATGGTATGGGCGATAAAGCCTCTGCTAAAGAAACCATGAAAATTGCCGGTGTACCAACCATTCCAGGTTCTGAAGGATTGCTTACCAGCGTAAAAGAAGGTATCGCAATTGCAAACGAGATGGGCTACCCTGTTATTTTGAAAGCAACTGCCGGTGGTGGTGGCCGCGGGATGCGTGTAGTTTGGAAAGACGAAGAATTTGAAAACGCCTGGGATAGTGCCCGTCAGGAATCTGGCGCTGCCTTTGGTAACGATGGCCTGTATCTCGAGAAATATATCGAAGATCCTCGCCACATCGAAATACAGATTATTGGCGATCAATTTGGCAAGGCCTGTCACCTGTCAGAGCGTGATTGTTCTATCCAACGCCGCCACCAGAAGCTGGTAGAAGAATCTCCATCACCATTTATGACGGAAGAACTTCGCGTGCGTATGGGAGAAGCCGCAATTAAAGGTGCACAAGCCGTAAACTATGAAGGTGCCGGAACAATCGAATTTTTGGTTGATAAACACCGCAACTTTTATTTTATGGAAATGAATACCAGGATTCAGGTAGAACACCCTGTTACCGAAGAAGTAATTAATTTCGATTTAATTAAAGAACAAATCAAAGTTGCAGCTGGAATTCCAATTTCGGGCAAAAACTATTTCCCCGATATGCACGCCATCGAATGTCGTATAAACGCTGAAGATCCGGCGAACAATTTCCGCCCGTCTCCAGGTAAAATCACTAACTTCCATTCTCCAGGCGGACATGGCGTTAGAGTAGATACACATGTTTATGCCGGATATTCAATCCCATCTAACTACGATTCGATGATTGCAAAGCTGATCTGCGTGGCACAAACCCGCGAAGAAGCAATTTGCACCATGGAACGTGCTTTAGGCGAATTCGTTATCGAAGGTGTTAAAACAACTATTCCTTTCCATTTGCAGTTAATGAGAGACCCGAACTTCAGAGCGGGTAATTTCACTACCAAATTCATGGAAACCTTTGAGTTTTCGGAAGAATAA
- a CDS encoding LVIVD repeat-containing protein, producing MKKNLTNALLLIFAMAIFTQCKKNNTDEFETIQIAKMVSADQMRALSVGITKPTIAKTTGKIYLYNDFLFINEPNKGIHIYNNTNPSAPINLAFLQIPGNVDLSVRNNILYADSYVDLLAFDISNINAIKQVKRVQDVFPQFYFFTQGNIKSVVIYKDTLVNKTTYRTQFYDTFYSNSSTGSSGTSGQGGSMARFTLLNDYLYTVGTSDLSLFDVKAASNPTFVKAINLGWGAETIFPYDNKLFIGTNRGMHIFSATDPANPVKLSTYSHIVACDPVVVQGRYAYVTLRTGNTCAQGMNQLEVVDIEDPTSPKQVAVYAMQNPHGLSVNGNNLFLCEGNFGIKTFNITDKTKIGNNMLQYLKNIKSFDVIAGPKSLIVTGDDGVYQFSYSNPAMLRRLSMIRTTNNNFFN from the coding sequence ATGAAAAAAAATCTAACCAACGCATTGCTATTAATTTTTGCTATGGCAATATTTACTCAATGCAAAAAAAATAACACGGATGAGTTCGAAACCATACAAATTGCCAAAATGGTTTCAGCTGATCAAATGAGGGCGCTTTCAGTAGGTATTACGAAACCGACCATAGCAAAAACGACAGGCAAAATATACCTCTACAATGATTTTCTATTTATTAACGAACCCAATAAAGGAATTCACATTTACAATAATACCAATCCAAGCGCTCCAATTAATTTAGCGTTCTTGCAGATACCTGGCAACGTAGATTTGTCCGTTCGAAACAACATTCTTTATGCCGATAGCTATGTCGATTTACTTGCATTCGATATCTCGAATATCAACGCGATCAAACAAGTAAAAAGAGTACAAGATGTTTTCCCGCAGTTTTATTTTTTTACACAAGGGAACATAAAATCGGTAGTGATTTATAAAGACACCCTGGTAAACAAAACTACGTATAGAACGCAGTTCTATGACACGTTTTATTCCAATTCGAGCACAGGCAGTTCAGGTACTTCGGGGCAGGGCGGCTCGATGGCAAGATTTACTTTGCTAAACGACTACTTGTACACCGTTGGTACGTCAGACCTCAGCTTGTTTGATGTGAAGGCCGCTTCAAACCCTACTTTTGTAAAGGCGATCAACCTGGGTTGGGGTGCTGAAACCATCTTCCCGTACGATAACAAGTTGTTTATTGGCACTAATAGAGGGATGCATATTTTTAGCGCTACCGATCCAGCCAATCCTGTAAAACTGTCTACTTACAGCCACATTGTTGCTTGTGATCCGGTTGTGGTTCAGGGCAGGTATGCTTATGTAACATTGCGCACCGGTAATACTTGTGCACAAGGAATGAATCAGTTAGAAGTAGTAGATATTGAAGACCCAACCAGCCCTAAACAGGTTGCGGTTTATGCCATGCAAAATCCGCATGGACTGAGCGTAAATGGAAACAACTTGTTCCTATGCGAAGGCAACTTTGGGATAAAGACCTTTAACATTACCGATAAAACCAAAATAGGGAACAACATGCTTCAATATTTAAAAAACATTAAAAGCTTTGATGTTATTGCTGGGCCGAAATCGTTAATTGTAACTGGCGATGACGGGGTTTACCAGTTCAGTTACAGCAACCCTGCAATGTTAAGAAGGCTGAGCATGATTAGAACAACTAATAATAATTTCTTTAATTGA
- a CDS encoding DUF2683 family protein — translation METLIVQPKTQKQLQAVKAVLKALDVSFKKTAEESSYNPKFVSKIRESEQNYKDGNFKIIKVEDLWK, via the coding sequence ATGGAAACATTAATTGTTCAGCCCAAAACTCAAAAGCAATTGCAAGCTGTAAAAGCAGTACTAAAAGCTTTAGATGTGTCATTTAAAAAAACTGCAGAAGAAAGCTCCTACAATCCTAAATTTGTGTCAAAGATTAGAGAATCAGAGCAAAATTATAAAGACGGCAACTTCAAAATCATAAAAGTTGAGGATCTGTGGAAATAG
- a CDS encoding type II toxin-antitoxin system YoeB family toxin: MEIAFDEIAENDLIFWKKSGNLAVQKKIQSLIAAISSSPFEGIGKPKALKYNLTGK; this comes from the coding sequence GTGGAAATAGCTTTCGACGAAATTGCAGAGAATGACCTCATTTTTTGGAAAAAATCCGGCAACTTAGCTGTTCAGAAAAAAATCCAATCACTTATCGCCGCCATTTCAAGTTCTCCCTTCGAAGGTATTGGAAAACCAAAGGCATTAAAATATAACCTTACAGGTAAGTAA
- the tatC gene encoding twin-arginine translocase subunit TatC, with translation MSDTKKNPLTKAIGQKSTTLEAEMSFFDHLDVLRKHLIRAVIAIAVFTGIAFYYNEFILDKIIFGPKKPDFWTYRMMCKLVDKFPSLGADMCITKINGEIINTEMAGQFNLQLNVCVMCGIVVGFPYLLWEVWRFIKPALHENERKSASGFVFFASVLFVIGILFGYFVVCPLSVNFLTGYTVSEEIKNTFTVDSYLSSVATLTLGTGIIFELPVIIFILSKLGLMTPKLMRSSRRYAAVIILIIAAIVTPTPDIMTMLIVATPLFLLYELSIFVSAYIERKKKKAEKEFYAS, from the coding sequence ATGAGCGACACGAAAAAAAATCCCCTTACAAAAGCTATCGGACAAAAGAGCACTACATTGGAGGCAGAGATGTCTTTTTTTGACCACCTTGATGTTCTCCGCAAACACTTAATCAGAGCCGTAATTGCCATCGCCGTTTTTACTGGTATCGCTTTTTACTACAACGAGTTTATTTTAGATAAGATCATCTTTGGACCTAAAAAGCCCGATTTTTGGACTTACCGGATGATGTGTAAATTGGTGGATAAATTTCCTTCGTTGGGCGCCGACATGTGTATCACGAAAATCAACGGCGAAATTATCAATACTGAAATGGCAGGACAGTTTAACCTGCAGTTAAATGTTTGTGTAATGTGCGGAATTGTTGTCGGCTTCCCTTATCTGCTATGGGAAGTTTGGCGGTTTATTAAGCCGGCACTGCACGAAAACGAACGCAAATCGGCCAGTGGCTTTGTGTTCTTCGCATCGGTACTTTTTGTGATTGGTATCTTATTTGGCTATTTTGTAGTTTGCCCCTTATCTGTCAATTTTTTAACTGGCTATACGGTAAGTGAGGAAATCAAAAATACGTTTACGGTAGATTCATACCTGTCTTCGGTGGCTACATTAACACTCGGAACCGGGATTATCTTCGAACTTCCGGTAATCATTTTCATCCTCTCGAAACTGGGCTTAATGACACCGAAACTCATGCGTTCGAGCAGAAGATATGCCGCTGTGATTATCCTGATAATTGCCGCAATTGTAACACCAACTCCTGATATTATGACCATGTTGATTGTTGCAACTCCATTATTCTTGCTTTATGAACTGAGTATTTTTGTTTCGGCCTACATTGAGCGAAAAAAGAAAAAAGCCGAAAAAGAGTTTTACGCTAGCTAA
- the rpiB gene encoding ribose 5-phosphate isomerase B → MPDHKIKIAIGSDHAGFEYKEILKNFLQDYEVKDFGTHALDSVDYPDFAHPVASAVENGAFTFGILLCGSANGVAITANKHQGIRAGLCWENEVAALVRKHNNANVLCIPARFVSEELAKEITTTFLNTEFEGGRHQNRVEKISC, encoded by the coding sequence ATGCCTGATCATAAGATAAAAATTGCAATTGGTAGCGACCACGCCGGCTTTGAGTATAAAGAGATCTTGAAAAATTTTCTTCAAGATTACGAGGTAAAGGATTTTGGAACGCATGCTTTAGATTCTGTAGATTATCCGGATTTTGCTCATCCTGTGGCATCGGCCGTAGAAAACGGTGCATTCACCTTCGGCATTTTATTGTGCGGCTCTGCAAATGGCGTGGCCATAACCGCCAACAAGCACCAGGGCATTAGAGCAGGCTTATGCTGGGAAAACGAAGTGGCCGCATTGGTACGCAAGCATAATAATGCAAACGTGTTATGTATTCCAGCCAGATTTGTTTCCGAAGAGCTTGCAAAAGAAATTACAACAACATTTTTGAACACCGAATTTGAGGGCGGCCGCCACCAGAACCGAGTGGAAAAAATCTCTTGTTAA
- a CDS encoding M28 family peptidase, with protein sequence MNKRFLTLSLASLLTASCYAQVKPIAPNKDAIRFSKAINPADGFKHLSILASDAYEGRETGTKGAWMAADYIRDYFKSIGLKGPVDGSYFQKIDLVNVTLKESHVTVNGQPKQYQKDYIVTPSLINDKGFMFSTDEIAFVGYAIKKDNYNDFANTDIKGKVVMMFSAGDPTLKPGARIDRASYRAMLAERAKYFADNNVKAVILIDPMVDRITENTKQAQNKGRVLVKTASALEAQNGAPRISVSTEVANELLKGANTTVADLQKKITESQAPASQILNVSFSASATKNETSVRCENVLGYLEGSDPVLKKEVLVLTGHYDHIGLVNDPNATDKVNNGADDDGSGTTGVLLMAKAFMDAKKAGKGPKRSILFMTVVGEEKGLWGSEWYSEHPVFPIENTIADLNTDMIGRIGEEYLGKPDSANYIYSVGSRMLSSELSNLSESVNATYTKMKLDYKYDDPKDPEQIYYRSDHYNFAKLGIPIIFFYDGMLQQDYHRPGDEVSKINFKLMSKRAQLTYYTAWELANQAKRPAVDMDGKGNPKK encoded by the coding sequence ATGAATAAAAGATTCTTAACCCTTAGCTTAGCGTCGTTGCTTACAGCAAGTTGTTACGCTCAAGTAAAGCCAATTGCCCCAAACAAAGATGCAATTAGGTTTAGTAAGGCCATTAACCCTGCCGACGGTTTTAAACATCTTTCTATACTGGCATCTGATGCTTACGAAGGACGTGAAACCGGCACAAAAGGCGCATGGATGGCTGCCGATTACATTCGCGATTATTTTAAGTCTATCGGATTGAAAGGTCCCGTTGATGGAAGTTACTTTCAAAAGATCGACCTGGTAAACGTAACTTTAAAAGAAAGCCACGTAACTGTAAATGGTCAGCCTAAACAATATCAAAAAGATTATATCGTAACCCCAAGCCTCATCAATGATAAGGGCTTCATGTTCTCAACCGATGAAATTGCTTTTGTTGGCTATGCCATTAAAAAGGATAATTACAACGATTTTGCCAATACAGATATTAAGGGCAAGGTTGTAATGATGTTTAGTGCTGGCGACCCTACGCTAAAGCCAGGTGCAAGAATCGATAGAGCGAGTTACCGGGCAATGCTGGCCGAAAGGGCGAAATATTTTGCTGATAACAATGTTAAAGCCGTTATTTTAATCGACCCGATGGTTGATAGAATAACAGAGAACACCAAACAAGCTCAAAATAAAGGTAGGGTGTTAGTTAAAACTGCTTCGGCATTGGAAGCCCAAAACGGAGCCCCTCGCATCTCGGTATCAACCGAAGTTGCCAACGAATTGTTAAAGGGCGCCAACACAACTGTTGCCGATTTGCAGAAAAAGATCACAGAAAGCCAGGCTCCCGCCTCTCAAATATTGAACGTTTCCTTCTCGGCAAGCGCAACCAAAAACGAAACTTCGGTAAGGTGCGAAAACGTTCTGGGCTATTTAGAAGGTTCAGATCCTGTACTTAAAAAGGAAGTTTTGGTGCTTACGGGGCATTATGATCACATTGGTTTGGTTAATGACCCGAATGCGACTGACAAAGTAAATAACGGCGCAGACGACGATGGCTCGGGCACAACCGGGGTTTTACTCATGGCCAAAGCATTTATGGATGCTAAAAAAGCCGGAAAAGGACCTAAACGCAGTATCCTCTTTATGACTGTCGTTGGCGAAGAAAAAGGATTATGGGGTTCTGAGTGGTATTCGGAGCATCCGGTGTTCCCGATTGAAAACACAATTGCTGACCTAAACACAGATATGATTGGCCGCATTGGCGAAGAATATTTGGGCAAGCCAGATTCTGCAAACTACATCTACTCGGTAGGATCGAGAATGTTGAGCAGCGAGTTGTCCAACCTAAGCGAAAGTGTAAATGCTACATATACTAAAATGAAGCTGGACTATAAGTACGATGATCCAAAAGATCCTGAGCAAATCTATTATCGTTCAGATCATTATAACTTCGCAAAATTGGGTATTCCCATCATTTTCTTTTACGATGGTATGTTACAACAAGATTACCACCGACCAGGCGATGAAGTAAGCAAAATCAACTTCAAACTGATGAGCAAACGTGCGCAACTCACCTATTACACAGCATGGGAACTGGCCAACCAGGCCAAGCGTCCGGCAGTAGATATGGATGGAAAAGGAAATCCGAAGAAATAA
- a CDS encoding LutB/LldF family L-lactate oxidation iron-sulfur protein encodes MKTAEKFLEKSDEKAFDLPHRKTINFNIGKYNTAVERGLSKFENLEASKKKAHVIKWRVMENLDKFLPEFESNFQRRGGKVIWANDTAEAQQEILNIIKRNGGKTVIKSKSMTTEEIHLNEFLESNQIESLESDLGEYIVQLLGQAPYHIVTPAMHLSATDIAELFHEKFGTPIDATPPQLVQKARELLREKYLNADIGISGGNFLIADTGSIAVTENEGNARLSTTFPKIHIAIVGIEKIIPSMADLDLFWPILASHGTGQNLTVYNTILSGPRQPNETDGPEEMYVILLDNGRTNLLAQKDQRQGLYCIRCGACLNACPVYKNIGGHTYDTTYSGPIGSVITPHLKGMEEFKHLSYASSLCGKCSEVCPVKIDIHKMLLLNRRDAAATHENGKVEELGWGMFSRMMQKRKWMDFFGGKFKNMMLKTFFKKSWGKYREMPKVADKSFAKQWEELKKSRES; translated from the coding sequence ATGAAAACTGCCGAGAAATTTTTAGAGAAATCTGATGAGAAAGCTTTTGATTTGCCGCATCGTAAAACCATAAATTTTAATATTGGGAAATACAACACGGCTGTAGAAAGGGGATTATCTAAATTTGAAAATTTAGAGGCATCAAAAAAGAAGGCGCACGTAATTAAATGGCGTGTAATGGAAAATCTCGATAAGTTTTTGCCTGAGTTCGAGTCTAACTTCCAACGCCGCGGCGGAAAGGTGATCTGGGCAAACGATACCGCAGAAGCACAGCAGGAAATTCTTAATATCATTAAAAGAAACGGTGGAAAAACGGTTATCAAATCGAAATCGATGACCACGGAGGAAATTCACCTCAACGAATTTCTGGAAAGCAATCAAATCGAATCTTTAGAAAGCGATTTGGGCGAATATATCGTTCAGTTGCTCGGCCAGGCACCGTATCACATTGTTACGCCGGCAATGCACCTAAGCGCAACCGACATTGCAGAGCTGTTTCACGAAAAATTTGGAACACCAATAGATGCTACCCCCCCGCAACTGGTACAAAAGGCACGTGAGTTGCTCAGAGAAAAATATCTGAATGCCGACATCGGCATTAGTGGAGGCAACTTTCTTATTGCTGATACCGGAAGCATAGCGGTGACCGAAAATGAAGGAAATGCCCGCTTAAGCACAACGTTTCCGAAAATACATATTGCCATTGTTGGCATCGAAAAAATAATTCCTTCGATGGCTGATCTTGACCTGTTTTGGCCAATCCTGGCCTCGCACGGCACCGGACAAAATCTAACGGTATACAACACCATTTTGAGCGGTCCACGCCAGCCGAATGAAACAGATGGACCAGAAGAAATGTATGTGATCCTTTTGGATAATGGACGTACCAATCTGCTGGCACAAAAAGATCAAAGACAGGGTTTATATTGTATTCGCTGTGGTGCCTGCCTAAACGCCTGTCCGGTTTATAAAAATATCGGCGGCCATACTTACGATACTACCTACAGCGGGCCTATAGGCTCGGTAATCACGCCGCACCTTAAAGGCATGGAAGAATTTAAACACTTAAGTTATGCTTCAAGCCTGTGCGGTAAATGCTCTGAAGTTTGCCCCGTAAAAATCGACATACACAAAATGTTGCTGCTTAACCGCAGAGATGCCGCTGCAACCCACGAAAACGGCAAAGTTGAAGAACTGGGCTGGGGTATGTTTAGCCGGATGATGCAAAAGCGCAAATGGATGGATTTTTTTGGCGGAAAATTCAAAAACATGATGCTTAAAACATTCTTCAAAAAGAGCTGGGGCAAATATCGGGAAATGCCGAAAGTTGCCGATAAATCATTCGCTAAACAGTGGGAAGAGCTGAAAAAAAGTCGGGAGTCTTAA
- a CDS encoding DUF4160 domain-containing protein produces the protein MPTLFIVFGLRFFFYSNEHLPIHIHVRNADGEAKFEVEEVKLISNKGLKNKDISLAIALIEENREIIINKWNEYHGN, from the coding sequence ATGCCAACACTTTTCATTGTATTTGGATTAAGATTTTTTTTTTACTCCAACGAACACTTGCCAATTCATATACACGTTCGAAATGCAGATGGTGAAGCCAAATTTGAGGTTGAAGAGGTTAAATTAATTTCTAATAAAGGGCTTAAAAACAAAGATATAAGCCTAGCAATTGCTTTAATTGAGGAAAACAGAGAAATTATCATCAATAAATGGAATGAGTATCATGGAAATTGA
- a CDS encoding DUF2442 domain-containing protein translates to MEIEVTKVWLENERIFIQTTSGEIKSHPLNWFPNLNNAPKSALEKFTLSPFGIHWEDIDEDLSFEGFFHYTGPSIFEKR, encoded by the coding sequence ATGGAAATTGAAGTAACTAAAGTTTGGCTTGAAAATGAACGTATTTTTATCCAAACAACTTCCGGAGAAATCAAGAGCCACCCACTAAACTGGTTTCCAAATCTCAATAATGCACCAAAATCTGCGCTAGAAAAGTTCACCTTATCACCTTTTGGCATACATTGGGAAGATATTGATGAAGACTTAAGTTTCGAAGGCTTTTTCCATTACACTGGCCCTTCGATCTTCGAGAAAAGATGA
- a CDS encoding alpha-ketoacid dehydrogenase subunit alpha/beta: MHFNHGDKDETFLLNLYKRLLYPRLVEEKMLKLLRQGRISKWFSGIGQEAIAVGATLAMQSDEYILPMHRNLGVFTSRDIPLKKLMAQWQGKLSGFTKGRDRSFHFGTQEFKIIGMISHLGPQLALADGIALADVLAKRQKATLVFTGEGATSEGDFHEAVNVAAVWNLPVIFLIENNGYGLSTPISEQFKCKNLVDKAIGYGIQGIQIDGNNVLEVYQTIDRIAKDIHQNPRPVLVECLTFRMRGHEEASGTKYVPQELFDEWEKKDPVNNYQQFLLDEGILRPHIIVDIKNKYKKDIEIEVEDAFIDEEPDADSAQEEADMYFPYTQKLTEPQASSTEKRYLDAITDALDLAMQQHANLVLMGQDIAEYGGAFKITDGFAAKFGNNRVRNTPICESAIVGAGLGLSINGYKAVIEMQFADFVTVGFNQIVNNLAKTHYRWGEKADVVIRMPTGAGTGAGPFHSQSNEAWFTKTPGLKIVYPAFPEDAKGLLLSAIEDPNPVLYFEHKYLYRSLTSAVPDGYYTTAIGKAVTLAEGNQFAIITYGLGVHWALDYIKKHPECGATLIDLRTLQPWDKETVAEAVKSAGKVLILHEDTLTNGFGAEISAWIAEHCFEYLDAPVLRCASLDTAIPMNKVLEDNFLAKSRLAETVEKLLKY; this comes from the coding sequence ATGCACTTCAACCACGGCGACAAAGACGAAACATTCCTACTAAATTTATATAAAAGACTGCTTTATCCGCGATTGGTTGAAGAAAAGATGCTCAAGCTCTTACGCCAGGGCAGAATCAGTAAATGGTTTTCGGGTATTGGACAAGAAGCCATTGCTGTGGGAGCCACGCTAGCGATGCAAAGCGATGAATACATTTTGCCGATGCACCGCAATCTCGGGGTATTCACCTCACGCGATATTCCTTTAAAAAAATTAATGGCACAATGGCAAGGTAAGCTTTCAGGATTTACCAAAGGCCGCGATCGTTCCTTTCACTTCGGCACCCAGGAGTTCAAGATTATCGGTATGATTTCTCATCTCGGTCCCCAACTGGCCTTGGCCGATGGCATTGCACTCGCCGATGTTTTGGCAAAGAGACAAAAAGCCACACTGGTTTTTACAGGCGAAGGCGCTACAAGCGAAGGCGACTTTCACGAGGCAGTTAACGTTGCCGCCGTTTGGAATCTTCCAGTCATTTTTCTCATCGAAAATAACGGTTACGGCTTATCAACGCCAATTAGCGAACAATTTAAGTGCAAAAATCTCGTCGATAAGGCCATTGGCTATGGTATTCAAGGTATTCAAATAGATGGCAATAACGTTCTCGAAGTTTATCAAACCATCGATCGCATTGCAAAAGATATTCACCAAAATCCCCGACCCGTTCTAGTAGAATGCTTAACGTTCAGAATGCGTGGACACGAAGAAGCGTCGGGCACCAAATATGTTCCGCAGGAATTGTTTGATGAGTGGGAGAAAAAAGATCCGGTGAACAATTACCAGCAATTCTTACTCGACGAAGGGATTTTACGTCCCCATATAATTGTCGATATTAAAAATAAATACAAAAAAGATATAGAAATTGAGGTAGAAGATGCCTTTATAGATGAAGAACCCGATGCCGATTCGGCACAAGAAGAGGCCGATATGTACTTCCCTTACACCCAAAAGTTAACCGAACCGCAAGCATCATCAACCGAAAAGCGATATTTAGATGCCATTACGGATGCATTAGATTTGGCCATGCAGCAGCACGCAAATTTGGTGCTAATGGGGCAAGACATTGCAGAATATGGCGGTGCGTTTAAAATAACCGATGGCTTTGCGGCGAAATTTGGCAATAACAGGGTTCGGAACACACCAATTTGCGAATCGGCAATTGTGGGTGCGGGCCTGGGCCTATCCATAAATGGTTATAAAGCGGTTATAGAAATGCAGTTTGCAGATTTTGTGACCGTTGGCTTCAATCAAATTGTGAACAATTTGGCCAAAACACATTACCGTTGGGGCGAAAAGGCGGATGTTGTAATCAGAATGCCAACTGGCGCAGGTACGGGCGCAGGCCCTTTTCATTCGCAGAGCAACGAAGCCTGGTTTACCAAAACGCCAGGGCTCAAAATAGTTTATCCTGCTTTTCCCGAAGATGCTAAAGGCTTGCTTTTATCGGCAATTGAAGATCCCAATCCGGTGCTCTACTTCGAACATAAATACCTGTACAGAAGCTTGACATCGGCAGTGCCGGATGGTTATTATACCACAGCGATTGGCAAAGCGGTTACACTGGCCGAAGGAAATCAGTTTGCAATTATAACCTATGGCCTGGGCGTTCATTGGGCATTGGATTACATTAAAAAGCATCCCGAATGTGGTGCCACACTAATCGATTTAAGAACTTTACAACCCTGGGACAAGGAAACGGTTGCTGAGGCCGTAAAATCTGCCGGAAAAGTACTAATCTTGCACGAAGATACGCTGACCAACGGTTTTGGCGCCGAAATTTCGGCCTGGATTGCCGAACATTGCTTTGAATATCTCGATGCCCCGGTGCTGCGCTGCGCAAGCTTAGACACGGCCATTCCGATGAATAAAGTATTGGAAGACAATTTTCTGGCGAAATCGAGGCTGGCAGAAACTGTTGAAAAATTATTGAAATATTAA